A window from Toxoplasma gondii ME49 chromosome IX, whole genome shotgun sequence encodes these proteins:
- a CDS encoding endonuclease IV APN (encoded by transcript TGME49_288680~Product name based on PMID:21353648.~Signal peptide predicted by SignalP 2.0 HMM (probability 0.948) with cleavage site probability 0.560 at residue 21) yields the protein MHLSSLILVLALASLCRPVISKRSQCGVLPQTTNKTPCVVSARLPRHKCVDLRANTTTSTPRKNSGAPGWKCSWSLTQQTQLHEHTPRPASSTVSFLDCVLRSCFSSVSNHSSVFWRGSQSEKRTAFLLLTPRSVHVHLFLSASQHRFAYKPQSAVVLLPIKHDCLVIASCCPASRATERESTLSGTSVSANGTAMTAAASLRKTKGADAAASQGRAGPQPRGVKRDQADSPGELPATEETTSPISSVSRGVSGSGKPVVSKRIKTEPDTQTTSAALDTKADGTADAKHSSVKKSAMKSEAHEGNHNGTEGEMKQKVNAKGAKVKGETGDEADDTQEGEAKNGGKAPKRSAGKKQSTAGNLPTEVDEVFLRHRAVAEKSRKFLGAHISAAGGVQNAPVNCLAIGGQAFAFFLKNQRRWDSPPISDESADGFKAEVAKLKLDGPEHILPHGSYLINLANPDAAKRKVSYNAFLDDLQRCEQIGVHRYVFHPGSTVGQCTKEESIRHIAECLNKAIAATKSVTILLENMAGQKNVLCSEFEDLRDIIALVDRKDRIGVCLDTCHLYSAGHDIKTEEKFEAVMKKFDSIVGMKYLKAMHINDSKAPLGSGLDRHEHLGKGTLGMAPFKFIMQHPTWFKDMPLVLETPDVDNSGPAMWRKETEMMYKFIEE from the exons ATGCAtttgtcttctctcattTTAGTGCTTGCTCTTGCGTCCCTCTGCCGTCCGGTGATATCCAAACGTAGCCAGTGTGGTGTTCTTCCGCAAACCACCAACAAAACGCCGTGTGTCGTTTCTGCCCGCTTACCTCGGCATAAATGCGTTGATCTGAGAGCGAATACCACAACAAGCACCCCAAGAAAAAACTCTGGTGCTCCGGGTTGGAAGTGTTCATGGTCCCTTACACAACAGACGCAGCTTCACGAGCACACGCCCCGCCCCGCCTCGTCCACTGTTTCATTCCTAGATTGTGTTTTGAGAAGCTgcttttcttcagtgtcAAATCACAGTTCTGTCTTTTGGCGCGGTAGTCAATCAGAAAAACGGACTGCCTTTCTGCTGCTGACCCCCCGAAGTGTGCATGTACACCTCTTCCTGTCGGCCAGCCAACATCGCTTTGCGTACAAACCTCAATCCGCGGTGGTGTTACTTCCAATCAAGCACGATTGTCTGGTGATAGCGTCTTGCTGCCCAGCAAGCAGGGCGACTGAGAGAGAGTCAACATTGTCTGGTACTTCTGTGTCTGCCAACGGAACAGCGATGACGGCTGCAGCGTCCCTAAGAAAAACCAAGGGTGCTGACGCTGCTGCGTCGCAGGGTCGGGCCG GGCCGCAGCCCCGCGGCGTAAAGCGAGATCAGGCAGATTCCCCAGGTGAACTGCCAGCGACTGAGGAGACTACAAGTCCGATTTCTAGCGTTTCTCGGGGCGTCTCCGGGTCTGGAAAACCAGTCGTGTCGAAACGGATCAAAACAGAGCCTGACACCCAGACGACCAGTGCCGCATTAGACACAAAAGCGGATGGGACAGCGGACGCGAAGCACTCGAGTGTCAAGAAATCGGCGATGAAATCGGAGGCACATGAGGGCAACCATAATGGCACAGAGGGCGAAATGAAGCAGAAGGTGAATGCGAAGGGGGCGAAAGTTAAGGGTGAGACCGGTGATGAGGCAGACGACAcgcaagagggagaagccaAGAATGGAGGCAAGGCACCGAAGCGATCAGCTGGCAAGAAACAATCAACTGCAGGAAACTTGCCGACGGAGGTCGACGAAGTTTTTCTCAGGCATCGAGCTGTGGCTGAGAAGAGCCGGAAGTTCCTCGGTGCTCATATATCAGCTGCTGGAGGTGTTCAGAACGCTCCAGTGAACTGCCTGGCCATCGGAG GACAagctttcgctttctttttgAAGAATCAGCGGCGCTGGGACTCACCGCCGATA AGCGACGAATCAGCAGATGGCTTCAAAGCCGAGGTGGCGAAGCTGAAGCTCGATGGCCCCGAGCATATCTTGCCTCACGGCTCCTACCTGATCAACTTAGCGAACCCAG ACGCGGCGAAACGCAAGGTGTCCTACAACGCGTTTCTTGACGACCTGCAGAGGTGCGAGCAGATCGGCGTTCACCGATACGTCTTTCACCCAG GTTCGACGGTTGGCCAGTGCACCAAGGAAGAAAGCATCAGACATATTGCA GAATGTCTCAATAAGGCAATAGCGGCAACCAAGAGCGTCACGATTCTACTCGAAAACATGGCGGGACAGAAGAACGTGCTCTGCAGCGAGTTCGAGGATCTCCGAGATATAATTGCTCTCGTGGACAGGAAGGACCGC ATCGGTGTCTGCCTGGATACGTGCCATCTGTATTCTGCCG GTCATGACATcaaaacggaagaaaaatTTGAAGCGGTGATGAAAAAGTTCGACAGCATCGTTGGCATGAAGTATCTGAAGGCGATGCATATCAACGATTCTAAGGCTCCTCTAGGAAGCGGCCTGGACAG ACACGAGCACCTCGGAAAGGGCACTCTCGGAATGGCCCCGTTCAAGTTCATTATGCAGCACCCGACGTGGTTCAAGGACATGCCCCTCGTCCTAGAGACGCCCGATGTCGACAACAGTGGTCCAGCCATGTGGCGCAAAGAAACGGAGATGATGTACAAATTCATCGAAGAgtga
- a CDS encoding Fe-S protein assembly co-chaperone HscB protein (encoded by transcript TGME49_288685): MSFPGFIMASSSSLRSDVLLKQCLAGAILRPMGHPVPCCAAGTAAPCVSFRTQRRSKPNGENRSLPSQAPEAIVGAHRSTRGGHRACSLRTLRSAVDSESTRNVSFLSESASCAASMSSHAQSLVSGWPRRGGLRFSGCLPDLATGSVAKTDAETRTTNCRRRTHLNCTAGASCRSRCSWLSIRATLPLLGEYGADSEGGIFSSARRASFWMQSLGFGVVGQREFSEATGGKTSREATALSPASDNLTEKLSQAGLVHSTSCTNCKAAPARKYQIFCSNCGDALVPQYGDANKRDFSYFEFLQMNPTFDIDRAALEAKYKQLEKRLHPDKHVHADQEYHDRLAKHRTKVIEAVSALKNPAKRALHLLAHHSPHSSEHVEDEPDADRVTDGDLLQEVFELNEALEMVTSREELDEFKRRVDALLEKDERDLSRRFREKDFDGIRSVIHRYQMHAKLQESIKDWSSPA, from the exons ATGTCGTTTCCCGGTTTCATTATGGcttcctcatcttctctACGTAGTGATGTACTACTAAAGCAGTGCCTAGCGGGTGCAATTTTACGGCCGATGGGGCATCCGGTTCCGTGTTGTGCTGCTGGAACAGCTgctccctgtgtctctttccgcACTCAACGACGCTCTAAACCCAACGGCGAAAACCGTTCTCTACCTTCACAAGCGCCGGAAGCGATCGTTGGTGCGCACCGTAGCACTCGTGGAGGCCATCGAGCGTGCAGCCTCCGAACATT GCGTTCTGCCGTCGATTCTGAGTCGACACGGAATGTGTCCTTTCTTAGCGAAAGCGCTAGCTGCGCCGCATCTATGAGTTCACACGCACAGAGCTTGGTAAGCGGCTGGCCACGGCGGGGAGGGCTTCGATTTAGCGGTTGCCTCCCTGATCTTGCCACGGGCAGCGTAGCGAAGACCGACGCGGAAACAAGAACGACAAACTGCCGACGGAGAACACATCTGAACTGCACCGCGGGTGCTTCTTGCCGCAGTCGCTGCAGTTGGCTTTCCATCCGTGCTACGCTGCCACTCCTGGGGGAGTACGGTGCTGACTCTGAAGGCGGAATCTTTTCTTCGGCAAGAAGGGCCTCTTTCTGGATGCAGTCGCTGGGTTTCGGCGTCGTCGGACAGCGAGAGTTTTCTGAGGCGACTGGCGGGAAAACATcgcgagaggcgacggcgctCAGCCCGGCGAGTGACAACCTCACGGAAAAACTGTCCCAGGCGGGCCTGGTGCATTCCACTTCGTGCACAAACTGCAAGGCAGCCCCGGCGAGAAAATATCAGATTTTCTGCAGT AACTGCGGCGACGCCCTAGTTCCGCAGTACGGAGATGCGAACAAGCGGGACTTCTCCTACTTCGAGTTTCTACAAAT GAACCCCACGTTCGACATCGATCGTGCCGCGTTGGAGGCAAAATATAAGCAGCTCGAGAAGCGCTTGCATCCTGATAAGCATGTACATGCCGACCAG GAGTATCACGACCGGTTGGCGAAGCATCGAACGAAGGTCATCGAGGCGGTATCTGCGCTGAAGAACCCTGCGAAACGCGCGTTGCATTTGTTGGCCCATCACTCGCCTCATTCCAGC GAGCATGTCGAGGACGAACCTGACGCTGATCGCGTGACAGACGGTGATTTGCTTCAAGAAGTGTTTGAG CTGAACGAAGCTCTGGAAATGGTGACTTCGCGAGAAGAACTGGATGAATTCAAAAG GCGAGTGGACGCGCTTCTagaaaaggacgagagagattTGTCACGTCGATTTCGAGAGAAG GATTTCGATGGAATTCGAAGCGTCATACATCGGTACCAAATGCACGCCAAGCTTCAAGAGAGCATTAAAGATTGGAGTTCACCTGCGTAG
- a CDS encoding RecF/RecN/SMC N terminal domain-containing protein (encoded by transcript TGME49_288700), whose amino-acid sequence MRKMKRTRTIALAATQALLSESRENAPSRKTLQDASPGRDSRTELESERDGECPASVADAPSEVSMAEVTMSDGEESGLNWKRNDAHSSSDSPAASRPFVSTPGGAPFELVSPATPQQRELDWRSESRNGETSHDRVVAKDSRNEEPQLALVPRSEGSAAPGSTSRRRRAEAQGPRLMELMEQALASRRPGMPFLGRGIWSKDSIAAPDPFSATLDFGALFRRGTQGGRLCLRWVVLENFKSYKGTHVVGPLYGSVAVIGPNGAGKSNLTDAICFALGVNAKQLRCTRLVELIHASEAKAPERSGSETRKEVVDGDLHADDSSGVEKKSASVTLHFVRGPAPAASPLPEKISFTRRVSHSGDCSYLLDGASVPLEDYRGALRRHCGCTVHTLQAMLIFQGHIDALATKSPQGLAGLVEEISGSAELAEPYQEAQKAVAEAREEARRLLFRRSQLEQDMKVLKKQKGEADAYEKEQQLQKEQQDELLLFRLLVAETLRAEEEANEHRAHVEEAEEKEKLGALLAEAQQADRGRVGALLRVQKAKDSLANFTQRSNQLRGAYLATMERLKFLETTREAAAREKAVADAQREDLNAYEEALKTQLIRVAQKRREAEAQLEAEQAKEAAALLPENRKLLETLEDEWEEQHALQQHSIRSHQEQLKALRNALDLLQREEREVQRSVETVQDLHGEAATKAADVAETLQRLLAQAHDAKESLQDLRTLASTSQEQRESLLRLQATLHEELAQERSLQLDAKRLLQEKEVCKLLQKHVSHAGVHGTALECCRPASKRLTVAVAAALGPKASSLLVDSHALALKCIEYLKTARLGSCEFLPIETLRQKQLRGGGEDTEEEEGGTLLPPPPADALPPGCRWAVDCVSFEDRFRHVYQFLLSDCLIVPSLAVARELRFGRAHASVEKYRLVTLDGEKLQRGGVIAFDLGGLTGRLAARWEAQQQDRLLERVEKVREQLQALEHAETTTAERLQQRTAQFNLLHRQCVQLQAKARVWEEQAEEKQEKLHRMQKQLQELREREAARKQELTAKQQALDEIHATVLQQQQRHFAQLDAAVGRRHVLAEHRRRRQRVEALKAELTGLHAQETQLQAELADCGDRLAQLQRSTEAKGEEDEKEKKEDERRLLKQLELTERDVEDADSKREAAAAEARDAQQDLQTHEKNLQKIRERVEASKLEQQRLSREAAAASGRQRQQTMESMQILRQADQQGMRVPLAAGTWRNVRMWVYREEKRRAFLDSSSEDEEPQSVDAPSEERGHSKKSKDAAESPRRTGDIAGRRRSDASERDAPEGEGTGEGEVRDRRREQERPDEDEKLFVIDFSKLAAEKREFISQHKDTPARLLEAAATQEAELLRRGAHLRSLFPNLKVGEKEKKTREQLTEISAELERVQRVSRAAAARLADLQRERNARFAVCFHHCRVAVDVFFRELTTTTFGKDAGLDDATSGFAKVGGRAYLDLERPRGDREDDAFAGGVSLLCMPPGKRLLPLHLLSGGERLVAALSLVLALLSFTPHLPFLLFDEVDAPLDAHRRQALARLLRRLPSQAGLQVLFISLKDKMFSTADLLVGVAKAPRLGCSRCFFLDLLPYRSRPSLSSRSRRIATDAENEEDSSLQREGAKHLLASENAE is encoded by the exons ATGCGGAAAATGAAGCGAACGCGCACCATCGCGCTCGCGGCGACGCAGGCGCTGCTGTCCGAGTCGCGGGAAAACGCGCCGTCTCGGAAGACTCTGCAAGACGCGTCACCGGGTCGAGACTCGCGGACGGAGCTGGAGTCTGAGCGCGACGGCGAGTGCCCCGCTTCCGTTGCAGACGCCCCGTCAGAAGTTTCTATGGCGGAAGTGACCATGTccgacggcgaagaaagTGGGCTGAACTGGAAGCGCAACGACGCACACAGTTCCAGTGACTCTCCAGCAGCCAGTCGCCCGTTTGTCTCGACACCAGGCGGAGCGCCGTTCGAGCTGGTTTCCCCCGCGACTCCGCAGCAGCGGGAGTTGGACTGGCGTTCAGAGAGCAGAAATGGCGAGACTAGCCACGATCGAGTCGTTGCGAAAGactcgagaaacgaagagccgCAACTGGCATTGGTGCCTCGCAGCGAAGGCTCTGCGGCGCCAGGCAGCACCTCCCGACGCCGAAGAGCCGAGGCCCAGGGTCCCCGGCTGATGGAGCTCATGGAGCAAGCGCTCGCGAGTCGCCGACCTGGCATGCCTTTCCTCGGCAGAGGCATCTGGTCCAAAGACAGCATCGCTGCTCCCGATCCGTTTTCCGCCACGCTCGATTTCGGCGCCCTCTTCCGGAGAGGCACACAGGGGggtcgtctgtgtctccgctgGGTGGTCCTTGAAAACTTCAAAAGCTACAAAGGCACCCATGTGGTGGGACCCCTCTATGGGTCCGTCGCTGTCATCGGCCCAAATGGCGCAG GAAAAAGCAACTTAACCGACGCAATCTGCTTCGCCTTGGGCGTCAACGCCAAGCAGCTGCGGTGCACTCGTCTCGTCGAGTTGATTCACGCAAGTGAGGCCAAGGCCCCAGAGCGTTCAGGCTCGGAGACCAGAAAGGAGGTAGTGGACGGagacttgcatgcagacgacaGTTCTGGCGTCGAGAAAAA aagcgcgTCGGTCACGCTCCACTTTGTTCGGGGACCTGCGcccgctgcttctccgctgcCAGAAAAGATATCCTTCACTCGGCGAGTCAGCCACTCTGGCGACTGCAGCTACCTGCTAGACGGCGCCTCGGTCCCGCTCGAGGACTACCGCGGCGCGCTCCGGAGACACTGCGGCTGcactgtacatacactccaGGCAATGCTCATCTTCCAGGGGCATATCGATGCCCTGGCGACGAAGAGTCCGCAAGGCCTCGCGGGCCTCGTCGAGGAAATCTCTGGGAG CGCCGAACTGGCGGAGCCGTACCAGGAGGCTCAGAAGGCGGTGGCGGAGGcccgcgaggaggcgcgtcgccttctctttcgccgtTCTCAGCTCGAGCAAGACATGAAAGTgttgaagaagcagaaaggcgaggcagatGCATATGAAAAGGAGCAGCAACTCCAG AAGGAGCAGCAGGAcgagcttctcctcttccgccttctggtcgcggagacgctgcgggcggaagaggaagcaaacgagCATCGCGCACATGtagaagaggcggaagaaaaggagaaacttGGCGCGCTCCTCGCAGAGGCCCAGCAGGCAGACCGCGGCAGAGTTGGCGCGCTCCTGCGCGTCCAAAAAGCCAAGGACTCTCTCGCGAACTTCACGCAACGCAGCAATCAGTTG CGAGGGGCGTACCTTGCGACTATGGAGCGACTGAAGTTCTTGGAGACGACgcgagaagctgctgcgCGCGAGAAGGCAGTGGCGGACGCGCAGCGGGAGGACTTGAACGCCTACGAAGAGGCTCTGAAGACGCAACTTATTCGGGTGGCGCaaaagagacgcgaagccgaGGCACAGCTGGAGGCAgagcaggcgaaggaggccGCCGCCTTGCTACCGGAAAACCGGAAACTTCTGGAGACGCTCGAAGACGAATGGGAGGAACAGCATGCGCTTCAGCAGCATAGCATCCGAAGCCACCAGGAGCAACTCAAGGCCCTCCGAAATGCGCTCGACCTG ctgcAGCGCGAGGAGCGGGAAGTGCAGCGCAGTGTCGAGACAGTCCAAGATCTGCACGGAGAGGCGGCAACGAAGGCCGCAGACGTCGCGGAGACTCTCCAGCGGCTTCTCGCCCAGGCGCACGATGCGAAGGAAAGTCTTCAAGATCTGCGAACCCTCGCCTCT ACAAGTCAGGAGCAGCGGGAGTCGCTGCTGCGACTGCAGGCGACGCTGCACGAAGAGCTGGCTCAGGAGCGCAGCCTGCAGCTGGACGCGAAGCGCCTGttgcaggagaaggaagtctGTAAGCTTCTGCAGAAGCACGTGTCGCATGCAGGCGTTCATGGCACCGCCCTGGAGTGCTGCAGACCCGCAAGCAAACGCCTGACGGTGGCCGTCGCCGCAGCGCTGGGTCCGAAGGCCAGCAGCCTCCTCGTGGACTCGCACGCTCTCGCGCTG AAATGCATTGAGTACTTGAAGACTGCACGCCTGGGGAGTTGCGAGTTTCTGCCTATCGAGACACTCCGACAGAAGCAACtcagaggaggaggcgaagacacagaggaggaggaaggagggaCCCTTctgccgccgccgcctgcAGACGCGCTGCCGCCCGGCTGCCGCTGGGCAGTGgactgcgtctccttcgaagACCGCTTTCGACATGTCTACCAG TTTTTGCTGTCGGACTGTCTCATCGTGCCTTCGCTGGCCGTGGCGCGGGAGCTGCGGTTCGGccgcgcgcatgcgtctgtggAGAAGTATCGGCTTGTCACTCTGGACGGAGaaaagctgcagagaggcggcgtCATTGCCTTCGACCTGGGGGGTCTCACAGGGCGGCTGGCCGCGCGCTgggaggcgcagcagcaggaCCGACTTCTCGAGCGCGTCGAGAAAGTCAGGGAGCAGCTCCAGGCTCTCGAACACGCTGAG ACGACGACGGCGGAGCGCCTGCAACAGCGCACAGCGCAGTTCAACCTCCTCCACCGGCAGTGCGTGCAGctgcaggcgaaggcgcgcGTATGGGAGGAACAggcggaagaaaaacaagaaaaattgcatcgcatgcagaagcaaCTGCAGGAGCTCCGCGAACGCGAGGCAGCTCGGAAACAAGAACTCACTGCCAAGCAACAGGCGCTCGACGAA ATCCACGCGACCGTgttgcagcagcagcagcggcatTTTGCCCAGCTGGACGCGGCGGTTGGGCGCAGGCACGTCCTCGCAGAACATCGGCGTCGCCGGCAGCGCGTGGAAGCTCTGAAGGCCGAGCTGAcgggactgcatgcgcaggagACTCAGCTGCAGGCAGAGCTCGCGGACTGCGGCGACCGCCTGGCGCAGCTGCAACGCAGCACCGAGGCGAagggtgaagaagacgaaaaagaaaagaaagaagacgagaggcgcCTGCTGAAGCAACTCGAGCTCACCGAGCGCGACgtcgaagacgcagacagcaAACGGGAggcggcagctgcagaggccAGAGACGCCCAGCAAGACCTTCagacacacgagaaaaaCTTGCAAAAG ATTCGGGAGCGCGTGGAGGCCAGCAAGCtcgagcagcagcggctgtctcgagaggccgcggcggcgtcggggaggcagagacagcagacgatGGAGAGCATGCAGATTCTTCGTCAGGCTGACCAGCAAGGCATGCGAGTCCCTCTCGCTGCAGGCACCTGGCGGAACGTCCGCATGTGGGTctacagagaagagaaacgaagagctTTCCTGGACTCTTCgagtgaagacgaagagccgCAAAGCGTTGACGCGccgagcgaagagagaggtcattcgaagaagagcaaagacGCAGCAGAGTCGCCGAGAAGGACGGGTGATATTGcgggaaggcgacgcagcgacgcgagcgagagagacgcgcctgaaggcgagggaactggagaaggcgaagtcCGCGACcgacggagagaacaagagcgtccggacgaagacgagaaactcTTTGTGATTGATTTCTCGAAActcgctgcagagaaacgcgag TTTATTTCACAACACAAAGACACCCCGGCGCGGCTGttggaggcggcggcgaccCAGGAGGCagagctgctgcggcgcgGAGCGCACCTGCGGTCTCTGTTTCCGAATTTGAAGgttggagagaaggagaagaagactcgcgAACAGCTGACAGAGATCTCcgcagaactcgagagagTCCAGCGCGTGAGCAGAGCAGCGGCGGCCCGGCTGGCGGATCTACAGCGCGAGCGCAACGCGCGGTTTGCGGTGTGTTTCCACCACTGCAGAGTCGCGGTTGACGTCTTCTTTCGCGAATTAACCACCACGACCTTTGGCAAAGATGCAGGCCTCGACGACGCGACGTCCGGCTTCGCGAAAGTCGGCGGACGCGCCTACCTGGACCTAGAGAGACCTCGCGGAGACCGGGAAGACGACGCGTTCGCGGG CGGCGTCTCGCTGTTGTGCATGCCTCCCGGGAAGCGTTTGCTGCCTCTGCATCTGTTGAGTGGGGGAGAGCGTTTGGTGGCTGCGCTGTCGCTGGtgctcgcgcttctctcgtttaCTCCGCATTTACCTTTCCTACTTTTTGACGAAGTCGACGCACCGCTCGACGCCCATCGGCGCCAGGCCCTGGCGCGTCTCCTGCGCCGCCTTCCGTCGCAGGCCGGCCTCCAGgttctcttcatctccctcaAAGACAA GATGTTTTCAACCGCAGATTTGCTCGTCGGGGTGGCGAAGGCCCCGCGCCTGGGGTGCTCgcgctgtttcttcctcgacctccTGCCCTATCGATCTcgtccttcgctttcttctcgctcgcgcaGAATTGCCACAGACgccgaaaacgaggaagactcgagtctccagagagaaggcgccaAGCACTTACTGGCCTCCGAGAATGCGGAGTAG